A region from the Prionailurus viverrinus isolate Anna chromosome E2, UM_Priviv_1.0, whole genome shotgun sequence genome encodes:
- the NOD2 gene encoding nucleotide-binding oligomerization domain-containing protein 2 isoform X4, giving the protein MTACYEMCTQEALQAQRSQLVGLLVSGSLEGFESILDWLLSWEVLSWEDYEGLSLLGQPLSQLARRLLDTVWKKGAWGCEQLIAAVREAQTGCQAPELSCRWDPHSTHPAHDLQSHRPAIVRRLYSHVEGVLDLAQERGFISRYECDEIRLPVFTSSQQARRLLDLATVKANGLAAFLLRHVQELPVPVALPFGDAACEKYMSKLRTTLSAQSHFLSTYDGADNLCLEEVYTENVLEIRTELGVAGPPPKSPATLGLEELFSTCGHLNEDADTVLVVGEAGSGKSTLLQRVHLLWATGRHFREFLFVFPFSCRQLQRVAKPLSVQTLLFEHCCWPDVGRQDVFQFLLDHPNRVLLTFDGFDEFRFRFTDRGERHCSPTDPTSVQNLLFNLLQGNLLKNARKVLTSRPDAVSALLRKYLRVELNLKGFSEEGIELYLRKRHREPGVADRLIRMLRATSALHGLCHLPVITWMVSKCHQELLLPGGGSPRTTTGMYLLIVQHFLLRASPPDAAPRSPGPGLLRGRLPALLHLGWLALWGLGTCCYVFSSRQLQAAHVDGDDVSLGFLVRAKSVAPGSVAPLEFLHITFQCFFAAIYLVLSADVPPSSLRRLFRCHTPGGSLLARLLPAACVRRPGREEGGVAALLQEAEPHNLQITAAFLAGLLSREHRGLLAEGQASEKALLRRQVCARWCLSRSLHKHFHAIPPAVPGEAKSMHAMPGFVWLSRSLYEMQEERLAREAVRGLKVGHLKLTFCGVGPAECAALAFVLRHLRRPVALQLDHNSVGDVGVEQLLPCLDVCKALYLRDNNISDRGICKLVEHALHCEQLQKLALFNNKLTDGCAHSVARLLACRQNFLALRLGNNHITASGAQVLAEGLRANASLQFLGFWGNKVGDEGAQALAEALGDHQSLKWLSLVGNNIGSVGAQALALMLEKNVTLEELCLEENHLQDEGVCSLAKGLQRNSSLKVLKLSNNHITYLGAEVLLQALERNDTILEVCDS; this is encoded by the exons ATGACGGCAT GTTATGAGATGTGCACACAGGAGGCTCTCCAGGCGCAGAGGAGCCAGCTGGTGGGGCTGCTGGTCTCGGGGTCCCTGGAGGGCTTCGAGAGCATCCTGGACTGGCTGCTTTCCTGGGAAGTCCTCTCCTGGGAAGACTACGAGGGCCTCAGCCTCCTGGGCCAGCCCCTCTCCCAGTTGGCCAGGCGCCTCCTGGACACTGTCTGGAAGAAGGGTGCTTGGGGCTGTGAACAGCTCATTGCAGCTGTCCGGGAGGCCCAGACCGGCTGTCAGGCTCCGGAGCTTTCCTGCCGCTGGGATCCCCACTCAACCCACCCAGCGCATGACCTGCAGAGTCACCGGCCCGCCATCGTCAGGAGACTCTACAGCCACGTGGAGGGCGTGCTGGACCTGGCACAGGAGCGGGGTTTCATCAGCCGGTATGAATGTGATGAAATCAGGCTGCCTGTTTTCACGTCATCCCAGCAG GCAAGAAGGCTGCTGGATCTTGCGACCGTGAAGGCGAATGGGTTGGCCGCCTTCCTTCTACGACATGTTCAGGAATTGCCAGTCCCGGTGGCCCTGCCTTTCGGTG ATGCCGCGTGTGAGAAGTACATGTCCAAGCTGAGGACCACGCTATCTGCTCAGTctcatttcctgagcacctatgATGGGGCAGACAATCTTTGCCTGGAGGAAGTATACAcagagaatgttctggaaatcCGGACAGAGCTGGGCGTGGCCGGCCCCCCGCCGAAAAGCCCCGCCACCCTGGGCCTGGAGGAACTCTTCAGCACCTGTGGCCACCTGAACGAGGACGCTGACACCGTGCtggtggtgggcgaggcgggcaGTGGCAAGAGCACTTTGCTGCAGCGGGTGCACTTGCTGTGGGCCACGGGGCGCCACTTCCGGGAATTCCTCTTTGTCTTCCCATTCAGCTGCCGGCAGCTGCAGCGTGTGGCAAAGCCGCTGTCCGTGCAGACGCTGCTCTTTGAACACTGCTGTTGGCCCGACGTCGGCCGCCAGGACGTCTTCCAGTTCCTCCTTGACCACCCCAACCGCGTCCTCTTAACCTTCGACGGCTTCGACGAGTTCAGGTTCAGGTTCACGGATCGCGGCGAGCGCCACTGCTCTCCGACTGACCCCACGTCGGTCCAGAATCTGCTGTTCAACCTACTGCAGGGCAACCTGCTGAAGAACGCCCGCAAGGTGTTGACCAGCCGTCCGGACGCGGTGTCGGCTCTCCTCAGGAAGTACCTGCGCGTGGAACTCAACCTGAAGGGCTTCTCGGAAGAGGGCATCGAACTGTACCTGAGGAAGCGCCACCGCGAGCCGGGGGTGGCCGACCGCCTCATCCGCATGCTCAGAGCGACCTCAGCCCTGCACGGCTTGTGCCACCTTCCCGTCATCACGTGGATGGTGTCCAAATGCCACCAGGAACTGTTGCTGCCGGGCGGGGGGTCCCCAAGGACCACCACGGGTATGTACCTGCTGATCGTGCAGCATTTTCTGCTGCGCGCCTCCCCGCCCGACGCGGCCCCCCGCAGCCCGGGGCCCGGGCTGCTTCGAGGCAGGCTCCCCGCCCTTCTGCACCTCGGCTGGCTGGCTCTCTGGGGCCTGGGCACGTGCTGCTACGTGTTCTCCTCCAGGCAGCTCCAGGCGGCACACGTCGACGGCGACGATGTCTCTCTCGGCTTCCTGGTGCGTGCCAAGAGCGTCGCGCCCGGGAGCGTCGCCCCCCTGGAATTCCTGCACATCACCTTCCAGTGCTTCTTCGCCGCCATCTACCTCGTGCTCAGCGCCGACGTGCCACCGTCCTCGCTCAGACGCCTCTTCCGCTGTCACACGCCGGGCGGCTCGCTCCTGGCCAGGCTGCTGCCCGCGGCGTGCGTGCGGCGCCCGGGGCGCGAGGAGGGCGGCGTGGCGGCGTTGCTCCAGGAGGCCGAGCCGCACAACCTCCAGATCACGGCGGCCTTCCTGGCGGGGCTGCTGTCCCGGGAGCACAGGGGCCTGCTGGCCGAGGGCCAGGCGTCTGAGAAGGCCCTGCTCCGGCGCCAGGTCTGCGCCCGGTGGTGTCTGTCGCGCAGCCTCCACAAACACTTTCACGCCATCCCCCCGGCCGTGCCCGGGGAGGCCAAGAGCATGCACGCCATGCCCGGGTTCGTCTGGCTCAGCCGCAGCCTGTACGAGATGCAGGAGGAGCGACTGGCGCGGGAGGCTGTGCGAGGCCTGAAGGTCGGGCACCTCAAGCTGACCTTTTGCGGCGTGGGCCCCGCGGAATGTGCCGCCCTGGCGTTCGTGCTGCGGCACCTGCGGCGGCCCGTGGCCCTGCAGCTGGACCACAACTCTGTAGGTGATGTTGGTGTGGAGCAGCTGCTGCCTTGTCTCGATGTGTGCAAGGCTCTTTA cttgCGAGATAACAATATCTCAGACCGAGGCATCTGCAAGCTCGTCGAACATGCTCTTCACTGTGAGCAGCTGCAGAAGTTAGC TCTCTTCAACAACAAACTGACCGATGGCTGTGCACACTCCGTGGCGAGGCTTCTTGCGTGCAGGCAGAACTTCTTGGCTTTGAG GCTGGGCAATAACCACATCACTGCCTCGGGAGCCCAGGTGCTGGCTGAGGGGCTCAGAGCCAACGCCTCCTTGCAGTTCTTGGG GTTCTGGGGCAACAAGGTGGGTGACGAAGGGGCCCAGGCCTTGGCTGAAGCCTTGGGTGATCACCAGAGCTTGAAGTGGCTCAG